Proteins encoded together in one Venturia canescens isolate UGA chromosome 10, ASM1945775v1, whole genome shotgun sequence window:
- the ca gene encoding uncharacterized protein ca — protein MAEEKSTTDNGPSLINLVDENLFELKCLIRANCIGQSARCEIGKKQLLAFTTSRKDIGLYYHDNIHRPPVIKRIPWFKAPQRAICALCFDPTGSWLLVASIDGSLYIVPALAIVDATSTVDHRWLINDLTSFTSLNLQSSYSRPTCLTWWQGVTQCSHIGVIGTDRGEVVFVNLENGQQVGLTRVNCGLISSLHVCQDNSLEIVSLLITSQSRQQWRLILEQRTTNYVYPLNNVKSPVSQSCSVLKSSNESINDDGRIFPPTRSRLQGLKLLSAEKLAALRQKLAEARNRNLTNNLKRQDSGSSSGTEETNTPEHTSRNFDEKLDTFTPELLSSDMFLLPQYTRQGQHLYTGYSEATHHITIHGTDVSLVPFHMYKMPGPCRDILLTQRLFFVVSPNRRSLSIISWPLSETRIGDDSDFKKESLIARFDFEDITEVIRNVYRSSDYKKSTNDDLSRNLENVYSLPSKIEDLRVDVPIVDTCIVVTNIAVYKVVLRRSLLHVFMEYVLKKNDLERAGRLGIVFGMNVQQLLESAGDIFLMNNDCSRAMVLYKLSRCRLLKRVLKIAAAGRTGKLLGWLMHCLAPPTVSELTTATRIHLSNLGVLAFTELTLRATAQELNNMHKAFLLFLSTNTFYDELWAVDIAGQTCVWKALHHLATQRGLFTQVLDILIKTVQSFNSNNSCFMSSQSKYCLLICISEPSLVQAILANPNVARSHMAFVLASLSTLPIFVLQRLVNLYDPTNPALRPLLVRWRARRRTMSQSSQSSQCDSLDSADVLEETGSLVEEVVETFLLVLLSLIHKKTPVLRHNPSLMQYIHGPGIEKRFSGTTTNVDFKRRLLSAGYAHVALIRNGNVYTWGNAMYGCLGIGPSISRYGPPQAICLFRNMEMEVLSVSCGRSHTLAVTNNGVYAWGSSQFGQLGLGRVLQCPNPELVTSLAQEIIVDAVAGQYHSVALTIDGRVFTWGWGVHGQLGHGDTEPKTTPTLVSSLLGIVIRHISAGHAHTIALSADGYVYAFGCNIFGQLGTGTNVKSSLPCKVSLLPEKITHIATAYCHSLAVSHTNQLYTWGASPQVLRLQTQAQKKSKILEYQAAAEKFAEAEFQSQNSLNTDENVSNDESGTTLSDETFSQNNENAQTNHLAIPSKIQKRLAGNKLLKSASMKGVNIGSLEEAQTHLRPTLVSTSLVNGRIIQVSTGCHHSALLTKDGTVYTWGRNFDGQIGNGTRREVLVPTPLDYNPASVLAQIPPRSHNFKNEDSQFHDNFENTEENGDRKAAETELPNVRRGINRMIKTVRVCCGCDFTVAIQPGGTVLAWGRNSMSQLGRPPTKDSGTDEKLVLLKSSRRVVRLPHGAHVAHDTPSQVPSIPTPIISYQSYDVTPLAGRVRPLSVVEKTFGESTLHYVLEQFHGLYDSTKIMDKFLENGDYHACSKLALLEHNHAKSFAYQLKTLNPSSYKEIHKASMANENLSKIEVAHVKNDNSNDPEAIDEATLEARIEQLKNNTELFDKQVVKNLVDSLEECVSKKKIKMPASRSLDSFQVLEQELHTFDCQGGSEELCEDTKSEDISLDLTEDALDNDEDNNITEYNKNLDRMRDILVRQNSNQLNLSFCNNHDDHISNHAGILTKQSSARTYEKSSRQYSDIMHVNGDSLTENEVNHLLSDATRIIKFYMNVIDDTAHTTMREVLHTTLEFWIEHNLPIHVLEKVLLEHINKLFYPLGLLLFCQNSEGTKVDANKNSAEIKSLRMMNSLSTKFCLQVCSMLLRHVDQGKPTMEYIELFSLLTAKNYGPPLTGYPGSSENKTAEQMMEGIISTLSSKACDPRPFIHMKDAEHVSSFLESDEDTVVFTCGHQFPLSTYKSEVIPNMEAELLMSQPLPLPCTAQLLGNMLSRASKVETVCPMCIPRALQTSLNNLMDR, from the exons AtggctgaagaaaaaagtacaaCAGACAATGGCCCGTCATTAATTAATCTCGTGGATGAAAACCTCTTCGAGCTCAAATGTCTCATAAGAGCAAACTGTATCGGACAAAGCGCAAGATGTGAAATTGGCAAGAAGCAACTACTTGCTTTTACAACTTCGCGCAAAGATATCGGTCTTTATTACCATGACAATATTCACCGGCCACCGGTAATCAAAAGAATACCATGGTTCAAAGCGCCCCAGAGAGCAATCTGTGCTCTCTGCTTTGACCCCACTGGATCATGGCTTTTAGTTGCCAGTATTGATGGATCTCTCTATATCGTCCCTGCTTTGGCTATCGTTGATGCTACCAGTACCGTCGATCACAGATGGCTCATCAATGACTTGACTTCCTTCACTTCTTTGAATTTGCAGTCTTCCTACTCGAG aCCAACCTGTTTGACCTGGTGGCAAGGTGTAACGCAATGTAGTCACATAGGTGTGATTGGGACAGACAGGGGGGAAGTAGTGTTTGTAAATCTCGAGAATGGTCAACAAGTTGGTTTGACTCGAGTGAACTGTGGTCTCATTTCTAGTCTTCATGTGTGTCAGGACAATAGTCTCGAGATTGTATCGCTTTTAATAACGAGTCAATCGAGGCAACAATGGCGTTTGATATTGGAGCAGCGCACAACAAATTACGTTTATCCACTCAACAACGTAAAGTCTCCCGTTTCACAATCTTGTTCCGTATTGAAATCATCTAACGAGTCGATCAATGACGATGGAAGAATATTTCCGCCTACGAGGTCACGCCTGCAAGGACTCAAATTACTTTCTGCTGAAAAACTTGCTGCGCTGAGACAAAAATTGGCTGAAGCGAGGAATCGCAATCTTACGAATAATCTTAAGCGTCAAG aCAGCGGAAGTAGCAGCGGAACGGAGGAAACAAATACCCCGGAACATACCAGTcgcaattttgatgaaaaactcGACACTTTTACACCTGAATTATTATCCAGTGATATGTTTCTTTTGCCACAGTATACGAGACAGGGACAACATTTGTATACCGGTTACAGTGAAGCAACGCATCACATTACT ATCCACGGAACCGATGTATCCCTGGTTCCATTTCACATGTACAAAATGCCGGGTCCTTGCCGAGACATATTACTAACTCaacgtttatttttcgtgGTCAGTCCAAATCGACGAAGTCTCTCTATAATTTCATGGCCATTGTCCGAGACGAGAATAGGAGATGATAGTGATTTCAAGAAAGAATCTCTCATCGCCCGTTTCGATTTTGAAGACATTACCGAAGTGATACGCAATGTGTATAGATCGAGTGATTATAAGAAATCAACGAACGACGATTTATCGAGGAACCTCGAAAACGTTTATTCTTTACCTTCGAAAATCGAGGATCTTAGGGTCGATGTGCCTATCGTGGATACTTGTATAGTAGTTACTAATATTGCTGTTTACAAAGTCGTCCTCAG GAGATCTTTGCTCCACGTTTTTATGGAATATgtgctgaaaaaaaacgaccTCGAGAGAGCTGGTCGACTTGGCATTGTTTTCGGAATGAATGTTCAACAACTTTTGGAATCAGCCGGTGATATTTTCTTAATGAACAATGATTGTTCGAGGGCCATGGTCTTGTACAAATTGTCTAGG TGTCGTTTATTGAAGAGAGTTTTAAAAATTGCTGCTGCTGGTCGCACCGGAAAATTATTGGGCTGGCTCATGCATTGCCTCGCGCCTCCCACGGTCAGCGAATTGACAACAGCAACGAGAATTCATCTTTCGAATCTCGGTGTTCTCGCGTTTACGGAGCTTACACTCCGAGCAACCGCCCAGGAGCTCAACAACATGCACAAAGCTTTTTT attgTTTTTATCGACGAATACGTTTTATGACGAACTGTGGGCCGTTGACATCGCAGGACAAACGTGCGTCTGGAAAGCGTTGCATCATTTGGCAACGCAGAGAGGCCTCTTCACACAAGTCCTCGATATTCTTATCAAGACTGTACAGTCGTTCAACTCGAACAATTCTTGTTTTATGTCTTCGCAGAGTAAAT ATTGCTTGCTAATATGCATCAGTGAACCGAGTCTCGTTCAAGCTATTCTGGCTAATCCGAATGTTGCCAGAAGCCACATGGCGTTCGTTCTTGCCAGCCTGTCGACTTTGCCGATTTTCGTATTACAG AGACTGGTGAACTTGTACGATCCAACTAACCCAGCACTCAGGCCTTTGCTCGTGAGGTGGCGAGCTCGTCGTCGAACAATGTCCCAGAGTTCTCAGTCCAGTCAATGTGATTCTCTGGATTCGGCGGATGTTTTG GAGGAAACCGGCTCTCTCGTGGAAGAAGTTGTTGAAACATTTCTCCTTGTACTGTTGAGTCTCATTCACAAAAAGACACCAGTTCTGCGACACAATCCGAGTCTCATGCAATACATACACGGACCAGGAATCGAGAAA CGTTTCAGTGGAACGACAACAAACGTAGATTTCAAGCGAAGATTATTAAGTGCTGGGTACGCTCACGTGGCGCTGATCCGGAACGGAAACGTTTACACATGGGGCAATGCGATGTACGGTTGTTTGG GTATCGGCCCATCGATATCGAGGTACGGACCTCCACAAGCGATTTGCCTATTTCGTAACATGGAAATGGAAGTTTTGAGTGTTTCCTGCGGTCGTTCTCATACTTTGGCAGTAACGAACAACGGTGTTTACGCCTGGGGATCGAGTCAGTTTGGTCAATTGGGTCTCGGCCGAGTACTGCAATGTCCAAATCCCGAACTCGTCACATCCCTCGCCCAAGAAATAATCGTTGACGCGGTTGCTGGGCAATATCACTCGGTCGCGTTGACGATCGACGGCAGGGTTTTCACCTGGGGCTGGGGAGTTCACGGTCAACTTGGTCACGGCGATACCGAACCCAAAACTACACCGACCCTCGTCAGTTCTCTTCTTGGAATTGTCATCCGCCACATTTCAGCTGGCCATGCTCACACTATCGCTCTCTCAGCCGATGGTTACGTTTACGCTTTTGGCTGCAACATTTTTGGACAACTCGGAACCGGCACCAATGTCAAGTCGTCTTTGCCCTGCAAAGTCTCTTTACTTCCGGAAAAAATCACTCACATCGCTACAGCTTACTGTCACAGT CTCGCCGTCAGTCACACAAATCAATTGTACACATGGGGCGCGAGTCCTCAGGTATTGAGACTCCAAACACAAGCTCAGAAGAAGTCTAAGATCCTTGAGTATCAAGCGGCTGCGGAGAAATTCGCCGAAGCTGAATTTCAGTCACAGAACTCCCTCAACACCGATGAAAACGTCTCCAATGATGAGAGCGGAACGACTTTGTCGGACgagactttttctcaaaataatgaaaatgcaCAAACTAATCATTTGGCCATACCCAGCAAAATACAGAAGAGATTGGCTGGTAacaaacttctcaagagtgcCAGTATGAAGGGTGTTAATATCGGAAGTCTCGAGGAAGCTCAGACTCACTTGAGGccaactttggtttccaccagCTTGGTAAACGGTCGAATTATTCAG GTATCGACGGGTTGTCACCATTCGGCATTGTTGACGAAAGACGGAACCGTTTACACTTGGGGCCGGAACTTCGACGGTCAAATAGGAAACGGTACGCGTCGGGAAGTCCTTGTACCAACGCCCCTCGATTACAATCCCGCTTCAGTACTCGCTCAAATTCCGCCGAGAAGTCACAATTTCAAGAACGAAGATTCACAGTTTCatgataattttgaaaatactgAAGAAAACGGCGATCGAAAGGCGGCTGAGACGGAGCTTCCAAATGTTCGGAGGGGAATCAACAGGATGATTAAAACTGTGAGAGTCTGTTGTGGCTGCGATTTCACCGTGGCTATTCAACCAG gtgGGACAGTTTTAGCATGGGGAAGGAATAGTATGTCACAACTGGGACGCCCGCCAACGAAAGATTCCGGGACTGATGAGAAGCTCGTGTTACTGAAATCGAGCAGGAGAGTCGTTCGTCTTCCACACGGTGCTCATGTCGCTCATGACACACCCAGCCAAGTTCCCAGTATTCCTACACCAATTATTTCTTACCAGAGTTACGACGTTACCCCGTTGGCTGGACGAGTCAGACCTTTGAGCGTCGTCGAAAAAACCTTTGGAGAATCGACCTTGCATTACGTTCTTGAACAGTTCCATGGATTGTATGACAGTACTAAGATAATGGACAAG TTTTTAGAGAACGGTGACTACCACGCTTGTTCAAAGCTCGCTCTCTTGGAGCACAATCACGCGAAGAGTTTCGCCTACCAGTTGAAAACCTTGAATCCATCGAGCTACAAAGAAATTCACAAAGCTTCGATGGCCAACGAGAATTTAAGCAAGATCGAAGTGGCGCACGTTAAAAATGACAACTCGAACGATCCGGAAGCGATCGACGAAGCAACGCTCGAAGCGAGAATCGAACAGCTGAAAAACAACACAGAACTATTCGACAAGCAAGTAGTAAAGAACCTCGTTGATTCGTTGGAAGAATGCGTgtcgaagaagaaaataaaaatgccgGCGAGTCGTTCGTTGGATAGTTTTCAAGTGCTCGAGCAAGAATTACACACTTTCGATTGCCAAGGCGGCTCGGAGGAACTGTGCGAGGACACCAAGAGCGAGGACATTTCCCTCGATTTGACGGAAGACGCTCTAGACAACGACGAAGACAACAATATTACGGAATACAACAAAAATCTCGATCGAATGCGCGACATTTTGGTCAGGCAAAATAGCAATCAACTGAATCTTTCCTTCTGCAACAATCACGACGATCATATTTCCAATCATGCGGGAATTTTAACCAAACAAAGCTCCGCTAGAACTTATGAAAAAAGCTCTCGACAGTACAGTGATATAATGCACGTTAATGGCGATTCTCTCACGGAAAATGAAGTCAATCATTTGCTCTCAGACGCAACcagaattatcaaattttacatGAACGTAATTGACGACACTGCTCACACCACAATGCGCGAAGTTCTCCATACGACTCTCGAGTTCTGGATTGAACACAATTTACCAATTCACGTACTCGAGAAAGTTTTACTCGAACATATTAACAAACTCTTCTACCCCCTTGGATTGTTACTCTTCTG CCAAAATTCGGAAGGCACTAAAGTGGACGCGAATAAAAACAGTGCCGAAATCAAGAGCTTGCGAATGATGAATTCACTGTCAACGAAATTCTGCTTGCAAGTTTGTTCCATGCTGTTACGACACGTGGATCAAG GTAAACCGACTATGGAATACATCGAACTGTTTTCTCTGCTGACTGCAAAAAATTATGGGCCACCATTGACGGGGTATCCGGGATCGAGTGAAAATAAAACCGCCGAGCAAATGATGGAAGGAATCATAAGTACGCTTTCATCAAAAGCCTGTGACCCTCGACCTTTTATTCATATGAAG GATGCGGAGCATGTGTCAAGTTTTCTCGAATCCGACGAGGACACCGTTGTTTTTACTTGTGGACATCAATTTCCACTGTCAACATACAAAAGCGAAGTGATACCAAACATGGAAGCGGAGTTGTTGATGTCTCAGCCTTTGCCGCTTCCTTGTACAGCCCAATTATTGGGGAATATGCTGAGCCGAGCTTCCAAAGTCGAAACCGTTTGCCCCATGTGTATTCCACGAGCTTTGCAAACGTCGCTCAATAATCTCATGGATAGATGA